One part of the Deltaproteobacteria bacterium genome encodes these proteins:
- a CDS encoding class I SAM-dependent rRNA methyltransferase, whose translation MDKPKAILTPKGEKWFRSGHPWIFRDDVQTLEEAENGDVVSLFNRENLFLGLAFYSRHSRITFRLITSDPRIIDQTYWRLILQRAMERRKTVLDRDQACRLIFSEADGLPGLIADWYAGHLVIQTLIPGTERLLDRFGAIFQDLLHPSSILIRNDLEARTLEHLPQEIRIAYGQVPEKILVQEGPVQYFVDPIKGQKTGAYLDQRENRLHLGPYGQSRRILDCFCYTGNFALHLARGGSEVLAIDDSAPALEWGKMNAGQNGFSNITFQKNNAFDFLKGAEEQGRRFDLIVLDPPPFARRKSAVSAALRGYQELNRRALRCLDPGGILSTYSCSYNITEPLFLDLLAHSARKAGGRVYLRGKRMQALDHPVLLNFPESHYLKGLILQVA comes from the coding sequence ATCCCTGGATTTTTCGCGACGATGTTCAAACGTTGGAAGAGGCTGAAAACGGAGATGTGGTTTCCCTGTTTAATCGGGAAAATCTGTTTTTAGGTCTGGCTTTTTATAGCCGCCATTCACGGATCACCTTCCGTCTCATCACTTCCGATCCCCGGATCATCGATCAGACCTACTGGCGACTTATTCTTCAAAGGGCCATGGAACGCCGAAAGACCGTGTTGGACCGGGATCAGGCCTGCCGGCTTATTTTTTCAGAGGCCGACGGCTTACCCGGTTTGATTGCCGACTGGTACGCCGGTCATTTGGTGATCCAAACTCTGATCCCTGGAACCGAAAGGCTGTTAGACCGATTCGGGGCCATCTTCCAGGACCTCCTTCACCCCTCATCCATCCTGATCCGTAACGATCTCGAAGCCCGCACCTTGGAGCATCTTCCTCAAGAAATTCGAATAGCTTACGGACAAGTACCGGAAAAAATTCTGGTTCAGGAAGGTCCTGTCCAATACTTTGTGGACCCCATTAAAGGTCAAAAAACCGGGGCCTATCTGGACCAAAGAGAAAACCGGCTTCATTTGGGTCCTTATGGACAAAGCCGCCGTATCCTGGATTGCTTTTGTTATACGGGAAACTTTGCTCTCCACCTGGCGAGGGGGGGTAGTGAAGTACTGGCCATTGACGATTCGGCCCCGGCTTTGGAATGGGGTAAAATGAATGCCGGACAAAATGGATTTTCCAACATCACCTTTCAGAAAAATAACGCCTTTGATTTTCTTAAAGGGGCCGAAGAACAGGGCCGGCGGTTTGACCTGATCGTCCTGGATCCGCCCCCTTTTGCCCGGAGGAAATCGGCTGTATCCGCTGCCCTCAGGGGCTACCAGGAGTTGAATCGCCGGGCCTTACGCTGCCTTGATCCGGGAGGGATCCTGAGTACCTATTCCTGTTCTTATAATATTACCGAACCCCTTTTCCTGGATCTCCTGGCCCACTCAGCTCGAAAGGCCGGAGGCCGGGTTTATCTCCGGGGAAAAAGGATGCAGGCCTTAGATCACCCGGTTTTGCTCAATTTTCCGGAAAGTCATTACTTGAAAGGGCTCATTTTACAGGTTGCCTAA
- the thrS gene encoding threonine--tRNA ligase gives MESKKIHLYDNDPEGLNILRHSTAHLMAQAVKELFPEVKLAIGPAIEQGFYYDFSKKEPFTPEDLPRIEERMQALSREKIPIVREEVSREAALNLFSSQGESFKVELLEGLSDQTVSLYRQGNFVDLCRGPHLSSTDQCRHFKLTHVAGAYWRGDERNPMLQRIYGTAFFEQKALKDHLFRQEEARRRDHRRLGRELDLFSIHDEVGPGLVIYHPKGALLRTILEDFEKKEHLKRGYEIVIGPQLLRADLWKKSGHYENYRDLMYFTEIDGQGYGIKPMNCLAHMLIYKSKVRSYRDLPKRYFELGTVHRHEKSGVLHGLMRVRQFTQDDAHIICTPDQLQDEIRGVLNFVAEVMKIFDFAFEVEISTRPEKSIGSDQDWERATEALIQALKANHLSFSICEGEGAFYGPKIDIKLKDALDRRWQCATIQCDFTLPERFDLNYIGSDGERHRPVMVHRVILGAMERFIGVLIEHYAGAFPLWLAPVQAVVLSVTDRNAQYCQEVFDGLLQSGLRVELDIRNEKLGLKVREAQLQKIPYMIVIGDKEEEQKAVSPRTRGGENLGVWTVPQLIERIKLESVPGKTH, from the coding sequence ATGGAATCCAAAAAAATTCATCTTTATGATAACGACCCGGAAGGCTTAAATATTTTACGCCATTCCACTGCCCATTTGATGGCCCAGGCCGTCAAAGAATTATTTCCCGAGGTTAAACTAGCCATCGGCCCGGCTATTGAACAGGGGTTTTATTACGATTTTTCTAAAAAAGAGCCTTTTACCCCTGAAGATCTTCCCCGGATCGAGGAACGGATGCAAGCCCTGAGTCGGGAGAAAATTCCTATCGTTCGGGAGGAAGTTTCCAGGGAAGCGGCCTTGAATCTTTTTTCATCCCAGGGCGAATCCTTCAAGGTCGAGCTATTGGAAGGACTTTCCGACCAAACGGTTTCTCTGTATCGACAGGGAAATTTTGTCGATTTGTGTCGCGGTCCTCATCTTTCCTCTACGGACCAATGCCGTCACTTTAAACTGACCCATGTTGCCGGGGCCTATTGGCGGGGGGATGAACGAAATCCCATGTTGCAACGGATTTACGGAACCGCCTTTTTTGAACAGAAAGCCCTGAAAGACCATTTGTTTCGCCAGGAAGAAGCCCGCCGTCGGGATCATCGCCGATTAGGGCGGGAATTGGACCTTTTCAGTATCCATGATGAGGTGGGGCCCGGCCTGGTCATTTATCATCCCAAAGGGGCCTTGCTCCGGACCATTCTTGAGGATTTTGAGAAGAAAGAACATTTAAAGCGGGGCTATGAAATCGTCATCGGTCCCCAGCTTTTAAGGGCCGATCTCTGGAAAAAATCCGGCCATTATGAAAATTACCGGGACCTCATGTATTTTACCGAGATCGACGGCCAGGGATATGGCATCAAACCCATGAACTGTCTGGCCCATATGCTGATCTATAAATCGAAAGTCCGGAGCTACCGGGATCTGCCTAAACGCTATTTTGAATTGGGGACGGTCCATCGCCATGAAAAATCGGGTGTCCTGCACGGCCTGATGCGGGTTCGCCAATTTACCCAGGATGACGCCCACATCATCTGCACGCCCGATCAACTGCAGGACGAAATCCGGGGGGTCCTTAATTTCGTTGCTGAAGTCATGAAGATCTTTGACTTTGCCTTTGAAGTCGAGATCAGTACCCGCCCGGAAAAATCCATCGGCAGTGATCAGGACTGGGAGCGGGCCACCGAGGCATTGATTCAAGCTTTGAAGGCCAATCATTTGTCTTTTTCTATTTGTGAAGGGGAGGGGGCTTTTTACGGACCCAAGATAGACATAAAGTTAAAAGATGCCCTGGATCGTCGCTGGCAGTGTGCCACAATCCAATGTGATTTCACTCTGCCGGAACGATTTGATTTAAATTATATCGGCTCTGACGGAGAACGCCATCGGCCGGTAATGGTCCATCGAGTCATCCTGGGGGCCATGGAACGGTTTATCGGAGTCTTGATTGAACATTATGCCGGAGCCTTTCCCCTTTGGTTGGCCCCGGTTCAGGCCGTTGTCTTATCGGTAACCGATCGCAACGCCCAATATTGCCAGGAGGTTTTTGACGGATTACTTCAATCCGGCCTCCGGGTCGAACTGGACATTCGAAATGAAAAATTGGGTCTCAAGGTTCGAGAGGCCCAATTGCAAAAAATTCCCTACATGATCGTTATCGGCGACAAAGAAGAAGAACAAAAGGCCGTCAGTCCCAGAACCCGCGGGGGGGAAAATTTGGGAGTCTGGACTGTTCCTCAACTGATCGAACGGATTAAATTGGAATCGGTTCCGGGAAAAACCCATTAA
- a CDS encoding translation initiation factor IF-3 has product MAKSVNVNHEIRAANVRVIGEGGVQLGILPLTQALSLAKGEGLDLVEVAPQLDPPVCRIMDYGKFRYQQTKKVHEAKKRRTIIQVKEVKIRPKTEEHDYQFKLKNIRKFLEKKNKTKISLMFRGREIQYQEAARKILNRINEETKDLAIVEQEPKLEGRNMTMILGPK; this is encoded by the coding sequence ATAGCTAAATCGGTTAATGTAAATCATGAGATCAGGGCGGCGAATGTGCGTGTCATCGGGGAGGGAGGGGTGCAGTTGGGTATTTTGCCCTTAACCCAAGCCCTGTCTCTGGCCAAGGGAGAAGGGTTGGATTTGGTTGAAGTGGCCCCACAACTGGATCCTCCTGTATGCCGGATCATGGATTATGGTAAGTTCAGGTACCAACAAACCAAAAAGGTCCATGAAGCCAAAAAACGTCGAACCATCATCCAGGTGAAGGAAGTCAAGATTCGACCGAAAACCGAAGAACACGATTATCAGTTCAAATTAAAGAACATCCGGAAATTTTTGGAAAAAAAGAATAAAACCAAAATATCCCTTATGTTTCGAGGCCGGGAGATTCAGTATCAGGAAGCGGCCCGGAAGATTTTGAACCGGATCAACGAGGAGACCAAGGATCTGGCCATCGTGGAACAGGAACCGAAGTTGGAAGGCCGGAACATGACCATGATTTTGGGACCGAAATAA
- the rpmI gene encoding 50S ribosomal protein L35, protein MPKMKSRRGAAKRFKTTGNGKIVRSKAFGSHILTSKTTKRKRRLRKSAVVDPANARAIKRMLPYS, encoded by the coding sequence ATGCCCAAGATGAAATCCAGAAGGGGGGCTGCCAAGCGTTTTAAGACCACCGGAAACGGGAAGATCGTCCGTTCCAAGGCCTTTGGCAGTCACATTTTAACCAGTAAAACCACCAAGAGGAAGAGGCGATTGCGAAAGTCGGCGGTAGTCGACCCCGCCAATGCCAGGGCCATCAAGAGGATGCTGCCTTATAGTTAA
- the rplT gene encoding 50S ribosomal protein L20: protein MPRVKRGFKARRRRNKTLKLAKGYRGARSRLFKTATEAVDRSLKYAYRDRKVRKREFRGLWIVRISAAAKNNDLSYSRFMGALKKAGIGLDRKALSEMATRDPERFTSLVRMVSQPQV, encoded by the coding sequence ATGCCCAGAGTAAAAAGGGGCTTCAAGGCCCGCCGAAGAAGAAATAAGACCTTAAAGTTGGCCAAAGGATATCGCGGTGCCCGAAGCCGTCTATTTAAAACAGCAACCGAGGCCGTAGATCGGTCTCTCAAATATGCCTATCGGGATCGAAAGGTTCGGAAGAGGGAGTTTAGGGGATTATGGATTGTGCGCATCAGCGCAGCCGCTAAAAATAACGACCTTTCGTATAGTCGTTTCATGGGAGCCTTAAAAAAGGCAGGCATCGGTCTGGACCGTAAGGCCCTGTCCGAAATGGCAACACGAGATCCGGAAAGGTTTACCTCTTTGGTGAGGATGGTTTCCCAGCCTCAGGTTTAA